One genomic region from Caballeronia sp. M1242 encodes:
- a CDS encoding response regulator has translation MQSTQRQARVPEEAVWQIPVRAAHHDEPRVLIADDDFDATRAICLAFEDADFNVRAVHTGLDAVALTRKWRPGVVLLDLMMPLGDGWEAAEAIRALDTSMMLLAHTSRTCPDDCARARRTGFNGYFVKPSPLERMIDVMRAYYSTHEPRREREC, from the coding sequence ATGCAATCAACGCAACGACAAGCACGCGTACCGGAAGAAGCGGTGTGGCAGATTCCCGTTCGTGCTGCGCATCACGACGAACCGCGCGTGCTCATCGCCGACGACGATTTCGACGCCACGCGCGCCATCTGTCTCGCGTTCGAGGACGCCGACTTCAACGTCCGCGCGGTGCACACGGGGCTCGACGCCGTGGCGCTTACGCGCAAGTGGCGGCCCGGCGTCGTGCTGCTCGATCTGATGATGCCCCTCGGCGACGGCTGGGAAGCGGCCGAAGCGATACGCGCGCTCGATACGTCGATGATGCTGCTCGCGCACACCAGCCGCACGTGCCCCGACGATTGCGCGCGGGCGCGTCGCACCGGATTCAACGGCTATTTCGTAAAGCCGAGTCCGCTGGAACGCATGATCGACGTGATGCGCGCCTATTATTCGACGCACGAACCGCGGCGCGAGCGCGAGTGCTGA
- a CDS encoding efflux transporter outer membrane subunit: MTQRLSARLSIPVLALAMSACTVGPDFKPPVADAPGNWNDMQRAQNATPDARAPHADAPSVASTSADPDPRWWKQFDDPTLDSLIDRAVAGNLDLQSAVLRIAQAREQSVSAAAQGLPQISANASVMREQLGLKGLLQSQGLYSRIDALGANGAPIRQGLDSATGPVTLFQDGFDASWELDLFGRVRRSVESANAETQAEIESRNDALVSLEAEVARTYAQLRGAQSIREITLAEIDAEQQILDLTREQARVGLTSQQDVQSASAQVGALQAQVPSLEAQIAQAMNGLAVLTGSAPGTLDAELSDARAVPPVPPTVPVGVPSTLARRRPDIRRAEAQLHAATAEVGVAVAQLYPDISLTGQVGTRATKAKYLARWSSLFWSVGPSISLPIFEGGALRSNVRVAKAQAAQAALQYRQTVLTALQDVDNALVAYRTEQDRRAALVRTVEANRVSLQLATDSYRKGLTAFVTVLDAERQLAQTREQLAQSTVNVTTDLIAVYKSLGGGWQDDAQDGASKSADAGNG, encoded by the coding sequence ATGACGCAGCGACTTTCCGCTCGACTTTCGATTCCGGTGCTCGCGCTCGCGATGAGCGCCTGCACGGTCGGCCCCGACTTCAAGCCGCCTGTCGCCGATGCGCCCGGCAACTGGAACGACATGCAGCGCGCGCAGAACGCAACGCCGGATGCGCGCGCGCCGCACGCCGACGCGCCTTCCGTGGCGAGCACATCCGCCGATCCCGATCCGCGCTGGTGGAAGCAGTTCGACGATCCTACGCTCGATTCGCTGATCGACCGCGCGGTGGCTGGCAATCTCGATCTGCAAAGCGCGGTGCTGCGCATCGCGCAGGCCCGCGAGCAGAGCGTGTCGGCGGCGGCGCAAGGCTTGCCGCAGATCAGCGCGAACGCGAGCGTCATGCGCGAGCAACTCGGGCTGAAGGGCTTGCTCCAGTCGCAAGGCTTATACAGCCGCATCGACGCGCTGGGCGCGAACGGCGCGCCGATCCGCCAGGGCCTCGACTCCGCGACAGGGCCCGTCACGCTCTTTCAGGACGGCTTCGATGCGTCGTGGGAACTCGATCTTTTCGGGCGCGTGCGGCGCTCGGTGGAATCGGCGAATGCAGAGACGCAGGCGGAAATCGAAAGCCGCAACGACGCGCTGGTCTCGCTGGAAGCCGAAGTCGCGCGCACGTACGCGCAGTTGCGCGGCGCGCAGTCCATCCGTGAAATCACGCTTGCCGAGATCGACGCCGAACAGCAGATTCTCGACCTCACGCGCGAGCAGGCGCGCGTCGGCCTGACGAGCCAGCAGGACGTGCAGAGCGCGAGCGCGCAAGTCGGCGCGTTGCAGGCGCAGGTGCCGTCGCTGGAGGCGCAGATCGCGCAGGCGATGAACGGGCTCGCCGTGCTGACGGGCAGCGCGCCCGGCACGCTGGACGCCGAACTGTCCGATGCGCGCGCGGTGCCGCCCGTGCCGCCGACGGTGCCGGTCGGCGTGCCGTCGACGCTCGCGCGCCGCCGTCCCGACATCCGCCGCGCCGAAGCGCAATTGCATGCGGCCACCGCCGAAGTCGGCGTGGCCGTCGCGCAGTTGTATCCGGACATCTCGCTGACGGGCCAGGTCGGCACGCGAGCGACCAAAGCGAAATACCTCGCGCGCTGGTCGAGTCTTTTCTGGTCGGTCGGGCCGAGCATTTCGCTGCCGATCTTCGAAGGCGGCGCGCTGCGCTCGAACGTTCGCGTGGCGAAGGCGCAAGCCGCGCAGGCGGCGCTGCAATATCGGCAGACGGTGCTCACGGCGCTTCAGGATGTGGACAACGCGCTCGTCGCGTATCGCACGGAACAGGACCGGCGCGCGGCTCTGGTGCGTACCGTGGAGGCGAATCGCGTGAGCCTGCAACTTGCGACGGACAGCTATCGCAAGGGACTGACGGCGTTCGTCACGGTGCTCGATGCCGAGCGCCAGCTTGCGCAAACGCGCGAACAGCTCGCGCAATCGACGGTGAACGTGACGACGGATCTGATCGCCGTGTACAAGTCGCTCGGCGGCGGATGGCAGGACGATGCGCAAGACGGCGCGAGCAAGAGCGCCGATGCAGGCAACGGCTAG
- a CDS encoding DHA2 family efflux MFS transporter permease subunit → MSEPTEQDHSGWKPSANPWLIAVVVTLAAFMEVLDTTIVNVALPHISGTMSASYDEATWTLTSYLVANGIVLPLSAYFSKILGRKRYFLICIAAFTVCSFLCGIATNLGQLIVFRILQGFFGGGLQPSQQSIILDTFPPEQRGRAFSISAVAIVVAPVLGPTLGGWITDNFTWRWVFLLNVPVGVLTTIAVMQFVEDPPWEKRQSHKDVGIDVVGIGLIALGLGCLQVFLDRGEDDDWFASNFIVTFAVLAAIGIVGAAFWLVYAKKPVVDLRVMKDRNFALGSLSIVGFASVLYGSAVLIPQLAQQQLGYTATLAGLVLSPGALLIVFLIPVVSKLMLWVQTRYLVAFGFFLMGCALIYSHHLVPNVDYRTLTMMRSAQSAAIGFLFVPVTTLAYLSLPKSMNNDASALFTMFRNVAGSIGISLATAMIRERTQANMAHMVEHLTPLNQPYNDTVQRIARTLMDTGQTMSQAMGAATGQMYKTLVSQATILAYLDVFAACAIFSFLFIPITFFFSPVKASGQAGGH, encoded by the coding sequence ATGAGCGAACCCACCGAACAGGACCACAGCGGCTGGAAGCCGAGCGCGAATCCGTGGCTCATCGCCGTGGTCGTGACGCTCGCGGCCTTCATGGAAGTGCTCGACACGACCATCGTGAACGTGGCGCTGCCGCACATCTCCGGCACCATGTCCGCGAGCTACGACGAGGCGACGTGGACGCTCACGTCCTATCTCGTCGCGAACGGCATCGTGCTGCCGCTGTCCGCGTATTTCTCGAAGATTCTCGGGCGAAAGCGCTACTTCCTGATCTGCATCGCGGCGTTCACGGTGTGCTCGTTTCTCTGCGGCATCGCGACGAATCTCGGACAACTGATCGTCTTTCGCATTTTGCAAGGCTTCTTCGGCGGCGGTTTGCAGCCGAGCCAGCAGTCGATCATTCTCGACACGTTTCCGCCGGAGCAGCGCGGCCGCGCGTTTTCGATCTCGGCGGTGGCGATCGTCGTGGCGCCCGTGCTCGGCCCGACGCTCGGCGGCTGGATCACCGACAACTTCACGTGGCGCTGGGTGTTCCTGCTGAACGTGCCGGTCGGCGTGCTGACGACCATCGCGGTGATGCAGTTCGTCGAAGATCCGCCGTGGGAAAAGCGGCAGAGCCATAAGGACGTGGGCATCGATGTGGTCGGCATCGGCCTGATCGCGCTCGGGCTCGGTTGCCTGCAAGTGTTTCTGGATCGCGGCGAGGACGACGACTGGTTCGCATCCAACTTCATCGTGACCTTCGCGGTGCTCGCGGCGATCGGCATCGTCGGCGCGGCGTTCTGGCTCGTGTACGCGAAAAAACCCGTGGTCGATCTGCGCGTGATGAAGGACCGCAACTTTGCGCTCGGCTCGCTCTCGATTGTCGGCTTCGCTTCGGTGCTCTACGGCAGCGCGGTGCTCATTCCGCAACTCGCGCAGCAGCAACTCGGCTACACCGCGACGCTCGCGGGCCTCGTGCTGTCGCCGGGCGCGCTGCTCATCGTGTTTCTCATTCCGGTGGTCAGCAAGCTGATGCTATGGGTGCAGACGCGCTATCTCGTCGCGTTCGGCTTCTTTCTGATGGGCTGCGCGTTGATCTATTCGCATCACCTCGTGCCGAACGTCGACTATCGCACGCTCACGATGATGCGCAGCGCGCAGTCCGCGGCCATCGGCTTTCTGTTCGTGCCGGTGACGACGCTCGCGTATCTCTCGCTGCCGAAGTCGATGAACAACGACGCGTCCGCGCTCTTCACCATGTTCCGGAACGTGGCGGGCTCCATCGGCATTTCGCTCGCAACCGCGATGATCCGCGAGCGCACGCAAGCGAACATGGCGCATATGGTCGAGCATCTGACGCCGCTGAATCAGCCGTACAACGACACGGTGCAGCGCATCGCGCGAACGCTGATGGACACGGGCCAGACCATGTCGCAGGCGATGGGCGCGGCGACCGGCCAGATGTACAAAACGCTCGTCTCGCAGGCGACGATTCTCGCGTACCTCGACGTGTTCGCCGCGTGCGCGATCTTCTCGTTCCTTTTCATTCCGATCACGTTCTTCTTCTCGCCGGTGAAGGCGTCCGGTCAGGCGGGAGGACATTGA
- a CDS encoding HlyD family secretion protein, translating to MSDRDETQDDARPGAAKDDGKRESSEKNDQAGNDDKAKNGDKTNGNGKEERKGPGKKPLIILGIIVVVLAIGALVWWFMTRNQETTDDAYTDGDAVTIAPKVSGYVVAMNIDDNRFVHKGDLLIRIDPRDYQAQLDQANAQLGLAQAQLHAAEVQLQVARVQYPAQLAQAQAQEASARANLAQASAAYQRQQSVDVRATSQQNIDAATAQQKSAQANVAEARAQVRTASLVPQQIAQVVATVEERRQQVRQAQAQVETAQLNLSYTELRAPSDGWITKRNVQFGTFLQAGTSILTLVTTRMWVTANFKESQLSRMHPGDKVDIDVDAYPGLSLHGHVDSIQLGSGSRFSAFPAENATGNFVKIVQRVPVKIVIDSGMKPDTSLPLGLSVVPTVMLRH from the coding sequence ATGTCAGATCGAGACGAAACCCAGGACGATGCACGCCCCGGCGCCGCGAAGGACGACGGCAAGCGCGAGTCATCGGAGAAGAACGACCAGGCCGGCAATGACGATAAAGCCAAGAACGGCGACAAGACGAACGGCAACGGCAAGGAAGAGCGCAAAGGGCCCGGCAAGAAGCCGTTGATCATTCTCGGCATCATCGTGGTGGTGCTCGCGATAGGCGCGCTCGTCTGGTGGTTCATGACGCGCAATCAGGAAACCACCGACGACGCCTATACCGATGGCGACGCCGTCACCATCGCGCCGAAGGTATCGGGCTATGTTGTCGCGATGAACATCGACGACAACCGCTTCGTTCATAAGGGCGATCTGCTGATTCGCATCGATCCGCGCGACTATCAGGCGCAGCTCGATCAGGCGAACGCGCAACTCGGTCTCGCGCAGGCGCAGTTGCATGCGGCCGAAGTGCAGCTTCAGGTCGCGCGGGTTCAATATCCCGCGCAACTCGCGCAGGCGCAGGCGCAGGAAGCGAGCGCGCGCGCCAATCTCGCGCAGGCAAGCGCGGCCTACCAACGCCAGCAGTCCGTCGACGTTCGCGCGACCTCGCAACAGAACATCGACGCCGCCACCGCGCAACAGAAAAGCGCGCAGGCGAACGTCGCCGAGGCGCGGGCGCAGGTGCGCACCGCGAGCCTCGTGCCGCAGCAGATCGCGCAGGTCGTCGCGACAGTCGAAGAGCGGCGCCAGCAAGTGCGGCAGGCGCAGGCGCAGGTTGAAACTGCGCAGTTAAATCTCTCGTACACCGAACTGCGCGCGCCCTCCGATGGGTGGATCACCAAACGCAACGTGCAGTTCGGCACGTTCTTGCAGGCGGGCACGTCGATTCTCACGCTCGTCACGACGCGCATGTGGGTGACGGCGAACTTCAAGGAGTCGCAGCTTTCGCGCATGCATCCGGGCGACAAAGTGGATATCGACGTCGACGCGTATCCCGGCCTCTCGCTGCACGGCCATGTCGACAGCATTCAGCTCGGCAGCGGCTCGCGCTTCTCGGCGTTCCCCGCCGAAAACGCGACCGGCAACTTCGTGAAGATCGTGCAGCGCGTGCCAGTGAAGATCGTCATCGATAGCGGCATGAAGCCGGATACGTCGTTGCCGCTCGGGCTTTCCGTGGTGCCCACCGTCATGCTGCGCCACTGA
- a CDS encoding IclR family transcriptional regulator: MEKTYDVPALRRANDILEALADAAKPVRAAALAERTGLSRSTLYLMLETLARMQWIEKRDDGYVIGVGLFELGNAYVRHDALQAAFREGAGAFINTHNEVVQLAVLDGVQVVYVAREDAHRPVRLVSDLGSRLPAHCCALGKALLAGLADEAVIERLPERLEAVTPRTITRRAALLRELAAIRTSGLAVEREEVAEGLACFAAYVGVTPAGKRVAVSTSVPVGRLDAKREKQISMGIVQLAAKLRQAL, from the coding sequence ATGGAAAAGACCTACGACGTTCCGGCGCTGCGCCGCGCGAACGATATTCTCGAAGCGCTCGCCGACGCCGCCAAGCCCGTGCGCGCCGCCGCGCTCGCGGAGCGCACCGGCCTGTCGCGCAGCACGCTTTATCTGATGCTGGAAACGCTCGCGCGCATGCAGTGGATCGAGAAGCGCGACGACGGCTATGTGATCGGCGTCGGGCTGTTCGAGCTCGGCAATGCCTACGTGCGGCACGATGCGCTGCAGGCGGCGTTTCGCGAGGGCGCGGGCGCGTTCATCAACACGCACAACGAAGTCGTGCAGCTCGCCGTGCTGGATGGCGTGCAGGTGGTGTATGTCGCGCGCGAGGACGCGCACCGGCCGGTGCGACTCGTGTCCGATCTCGGCTCGCGGCTGCCTGCGCACTGCTGCGCGCTCGGCAAGGCGCTGCTCGCGGGACTGGCCGACGAAGCGGTCATCGAGCGGCTGCCCGAGCGCCTCGAAGCGGTCACGCCGCGCACTATCACGCGCCGCGCGGCGCTCTTGCGCGAACTGGCCGCGATACGCACGAGCGGGCTCGCGGTCGAACGCGAGGAAGTGGCCGAAGGACTCGCGTGCTTCGCGGCGTATGTCGGCGTGACGCCGGCGGGCAAGCGCGTCGCGGTATCGACGAGCGTGCCCGTCGGACGGCTCGACGCGAAGCGCGAGAAGCAGATCTCGATGGGCATCGTGCAACTCGCCGCGAAGCTGCGCCAGGCGCTCTGA
- a CDS encoding fumarylacetoacetate hydrolase family protein — MPPVSVSSCLPEDLADAVLIGRVWRPAPVDGPAVVAVRNGEVFDITRAAPTTADLFDRPDALDIAKNAQGERLGTAQELLQATLDAAPGGLRLLAPCDVQAVKACGVTFAVSLLERVIEEQAGGDASKAQEVRDTINKLIGADLSKIKPGSESAQKLKEELERRGAWSQYMEVGIGPDAEVFSKSQPMSSVGFGADVGLYPTSQWNNPEPEIVLAVNGRGEIVGATLGNDVNLRDIEGRSALLLGKAKDNNASCAIGPFVRLFDGRFTLNTVRGTSVSLRIEGADDGFVLEGVSHMTEISRDPADLVAQTHGAHHQYPDGFMLFLGTMFSPIKDRDTQGGGFTHHLGDVVTISTPELGALVNTVRLSTEIEPWTFGVRALYRSLAARGLLAANA, encoded by the coding sequence ATGCCGCCCGTTTCCGTCTCCTCCTGCCTGCCCGAAGACCTCGCCGACGCCGTGCTGATCGGCCGCGTATGGCGTCCCGCGCCGGTCGATGGTCCCGCTGTCGTCGCGGTGCGAAACGGCGAAGTGTTCGACATCACGCGCGCCGCCCCGACCACCGCCGATCTTTTCGACCGCCCCGACGCGCTCGATATCGCGAAGAACGCGCAGGGCGAACGCCTCGGCACCGCGCAGGAACTGCTGCAAGCGACGCTCGACGCCGCGCCCGGCGGCTTGCGCCTGCTCGCCCCGTGCGACGTGCAGGCCGTGAAAGCGTGCGGCGTGACGTTCGCGGTCAGCCTGCTCGAGCGCGTGATCGAAGAGCAGGCCGGCGGCGACGCCAGCAAGGCGCAGGAAGTGCGCGACACCATCAACAAGCTGATCGGCGCGGATCTTTCGAAGATCAAGCCGGGCTCGGAGAGCGCGCAGAAGCTGAAGGAAGAACTCGAGCGGCGCGGCGCGTGGTCGCAATACATGGAAGTCGGCATCGGGCCGGACGCGGAAGTGTTCTCGAAGTCGCAGCCGATGTCGTCGGTCGGTTTCGGCGCGGACGTCGGCCTCTATCCGACCTCGCAGTGGAACAACCCGGAGCCGGAAATCGTGCTGGCGGTGAACGGGCGCGGCGAGATCGTCGGCGCGACGCTCGGCAACGACGTGAATCTGCGCGATATCGAGGGCCGCAGCGCGCTGTTGCTCGGCAAGGCGAAGGACAACAACGCGTCGTGCGCGATCGGCCCGTTCGTGCGGCTTTTCGACGGCCGCTTCACGCTGAATACGGTGCGCGGCACGAGCGTGTCGCTGCGCATCGAAGGCGCGGACGACGGCTTCGTGCTCGAAGGCGTGAGCCACATGACCGAGATCAGCCGCGATCCCGCCGATCTCGTCGCGCAGACGCACGGCGCGCATCATCAATATCCGGACGGCTTCATGCTGTTTCTCGGCACGATGTTCTCGCCGATCAAGGACCGCGACACGCAAGGCGGCGGCTTCACGCATCATCTGGGCGATGTCGTCACCATCTCGACGCCGGAACTCGGCGCGCTCGTCAATACCGTGCGCCTTTCGACGGAAATCGAGCCGTGGACCTTCGGCGTGCGCGCGCTGTATCGCAGCCTGGCGGCGCGCGGCTTGCTCGCCGCAAACGCTTAA
- a CDS encoding substrate-binding domain-containing protein, protein MISLARRRLLTTCALAASGLASVRPTAAQPGGKASVALVMKSLGDPFVQSMIDGAKNYQRHYASQLDLTTYGTLTDNDVTGQRRIIESLVAGKVDAIVIAPTDSKALVPVAAKAVAAGVIVIAIDNPFDDDAQEAANVTIPFVGPDSRRGARLVGAYLASKLKAGDEVGIIEGPPNDRNAQQRTIGYKEAMSAAQLRVSAVDTGDWTAPSGKSIALQMLYAHPALRGLLCANDNIAMGAIDAIRIAGKKGRVLVTGYNNISAVQPLLDNGSMLATVEQFGARQAVFGVDVAVKALVERRRQRDLSPFMETPVQVVTREKTRAPRA, encoded by the coding sequence ATGATCAGCCTTGCCCGCCGCCGTCTGCTCACCACGTGCGCCCTCGCCGCGAGCGGGCTCGCGTCAGTGCGCCCGACCGCCGCGCAGCCCGGCGGCAAGGCGAGCGTCGCGCTCGTGATGAAGTCCCTCGGAGATCCCTTCGTTCAGTCGATGATCGACGGCGCGAAGAATTATCAGCGGCACTACGCGTCGCAACTCGACCTCACGACCTACGGCACGCTGACGGACAACGACGTGACCGGGCAGAGGCGGATTATCGAATCGCTCGTCGCCGGGAAAGTGGACGCCATCGTGATCGCGCCGACCGATTCCAAAGCGCTCGTGCCGGTGGCCGCGAAAGCGGTCGCGGCGGGCGTCATCGTGATCGCCATCGACAATCCGTTTGACGACGACGCGCAGGAAGCCGCGAACGTCACCATTCCGTTCGTCGGGCCGGATAGCCGGCGCGGCGCGCGGCTCGTCGGCGCGTATCTCGCGTCGAAGCTGAAGGCGGGCGATGAAGTCGGCATCATCGAAGGGCCGCCGAACGACCGCAACGCGCAGCAGCGCACCATCGGCTACAAGGAAGCGATGAGCGCCGCGCAGCTGCGCGTGAGCGCCGTCGACACCGGCGACTGGACCGCGCCGAGCGGCAAGTCCATCGCGCTGCAAATGCTGTATGCGCATCCGGCGCTGCGCGGTTTGCTCTGCGCGAACGACAACATCGCGATGGGCGCGATCGACGCCATTCGCATCGCGGGCAAGAAGGGCCGCGTGCTCGTGACCGGCTACAACAACATCAGCGCGGTGCAGCCGCTCCTCGACAACGGCAGCATGCTCGCGACCGTCGAGCAGTTCGGCGCGCGGCAGGCCGTGTTCGGCGTGGATGTCGCGGTGAAGGCGCTCGTCGAACGGCGCCGTCAGCGCGACTTGTCGCCGTTCATGGAGACGCCGGTGCAGGTGGTGACGCGCGAAAAGACGCGCGCCCCGCGCGCTTAA
- a CDS encoding GAF domain-containing protein, with protein sequence MFTPSTPSHASKSTQYDDLLQQARSLIGDEADFIANAANFSSLVYHSLPDINWAGFYLFDGDELVVGPFQGKPACVRIALGRGVCGTAARERKTQVVPDVDAFPGHIACDSASRSEIVVPLVGSDGTLIGVWDVDSPVPGRFDEEDARGMEALCAAFIALAWEERPQA encoded by the coding sequence ATGTTCACGCCTTCCACGCCCTCCCACGCCAGCAAGTCCACGCAGTACGACGACCTGCTGCAACAGGCGCGTTCCCTGATCGGCGACGAAGCCGACTTCATCGCGAACGCGGCGAACTTCTCGTCGCTCGTCTATCACTCGCTGCCGGATATCAACTGGGCCGGCTTCTATCTGTTCGATGGCGACGAACTCGTCGTCGGGCCGTTCCAGGGCAAGCCCGCGTGCGTGCGCATCGCGCTCGGACGCGGCGTGTGCGGCACGGCGGCGCGCGAACGCAAAACGCAGGTCGTCCCCGATGTCGACGCGTTTCCCGGCCATATCGCGTGTGATTCGGCGTCGCGCTCGGAAATCGTCGTGCCGCTCGTCGGGAGCGACGGCACGCTGATCGGCGTGTGGGACGTCGACAGCCCCGTGCCCGGCCGCTTCGACGAAGAAGACGCGCGCGGCATGGAAGCGTTATGCGCCGCGTTCATCGCGCTGGCGTGGGAAGAGCGTCCGCAAGCGTGA
- a CDS encoding ROK family transcriptional regulator, with protein MKLPSGRGSNSASVRRYNERLLLQALRRTEPASKADLARHANLTSTAVGSIVESLERAGLIEYSGRRLEGQRGQPASLIRLDPRGAFGIGVRLDRTSIETVLVNFAGDVLARSALDRVLPHPLAVLEIVQRDIEGMLALLSVAERERLTGIGVAQPYNLGSWLRELGVSADTTSADIFRAWDQTDFPAALSRALALPVFGENDGNAAATAELFYGHGRHCDDFVYLFLGSAIGGGVAIDGDCLRGATGNAGDIGVMPVRPSRLPSAPQPPGQWDILLSRASLNALVRHLHFSGAPAASRMDVQACIERRLPAVEEWIDDCIEALAPALRAMLCVLDVPMVVIDSDIDGGLLDRLIDRLAATMAANAPEARGTPEIVRGNFGPDAGAIGAATLPMFFNFSPRVGLHRGAGVKSQEVNHAA; from the coding sequence GTGAAATTGCCGAGCGGCAGAGGAAGCAATTCCGCGTCCGTGCGCCGATACAACGAGCGCTTGCTGTTGCAGGCGCTGCGCCGCACCGAACCGGCGTCGAAGGCGGATCTCGCGCGTCACGCGAACCTGACGAGCACGGCGGTCGGCAGCATCGTCGAGTCGCTGGAACGCGCCGGCTTGATCGAATACAGCGGACGGCGGCTCGAAGGTCAGCGCGGCCAGCCCGCGTCGCTCATCCGGCTCGATCCGCGCGGCGCGTTCGGCATCGGCGTGCGGCTCGACCGCACGAGCATCGAGACGGTGCTCGTCAATTTCGCGGGCGACGTGCTCGCCCGAAGCGCGCTGGATCGCGTGCTGCCGCATCCGTTGGCGGTGCTCGAGATCGTTCAGCGCGATATCGAAGGCATGCTCGCCCTCTTGAGCGTGGCGGAGCGCGAGCGTCTGACCGGAATCGGCGTCGCGCAGCCGTACAACCTCGGCAGCTGGCTGCGCGAACTGGGCGTGAGCGCCGATACGACGAGCGCCGACATCTTCCGCGCGTGGGACCAGACCGACTTTCCCGCCGCGTTGTCCCGCGCGCTCGCCCTGCCCGTCTTCGGCGAAAACGACGGCAACGCCGCCGCGACCGCCGAGCTGTTCTACGGCCACGGCCGCCATTGCGACGACTTCGTGTATCTCTTTCTCGGCTCGGCCATCGGCGGCGGCGTCGCCATCGACGGCGACTGTCTGCGCGGCGCGACCGGCAACGCGGGCGACATCGGCGTGATGCCGGTGCGGCCGAGCCGCCTGCCGTCCGCACCGCAGCCGCCCGGTCAGTGGGACATCCTGCTCTCGCGCGCATCGCTCAATGCGCTCGTGCGGCATCTGCACTTCTCCGGCGCGCCGGCGGCGAGCCGCATGGACGTGCAAGCGTGCATCGAGCGGCGTCTGCCCGCGGTCGAAGAATGGATCGACGACTGCATCGAAGCGCTGGCTCCCGCGTTGCGCGCGATGCTCTGCGTGCTCGACGTGCCGATGGTCGTGATCGATTCCGATATCGACGGCGGCCTGCTCGACCGCCTGATCGACCGTCTCGCCGCGACGATGGCCGCGAACGCGCCCGAAGCGCGCGGCACGCCGGAAATCGTGCGCGGCAACTTCGGCCCGGACGCGGGCGCAATCGGCGCGGCCACGCTGCCGATGTTCTTCAACTTCTCGCCACGCGTGGGGCTGCATCGCGGCGCGGGTGTCAAATCGCAGGAGGTGAACCATGCCGCATGA